The nucleotide window TTGCTTTTTTATTTAAGGGAAAAGCGAATGTTTTTGACCCCGGCCCTTGGAAACAAACGCGCGATCTTCTGCAGGAGCCGGGGCTTGAGCAGGTTCAGCTCCTGGACCCAGGCGGGATGCTCCACCTCGATCAGGAGCATGTCGCCTTGCAGACCCGTGGCCCGGGATTTCTCCGCGATCTGCGGTCCCACCAGTTCCGGCCACTTTTCGACCACCTCGTAGCGCAGTAGGGTAGGGCCGAAGTCCCATTTGGGGAGGGAGTCCTTGAGGATATCCCCCAGGGTCTCCGGTTGGCGCCAGGGCTTCTTCATGAGGACTCCTTAAGGAAAGAAGGTCCCCAAGGCAAGGCATAAGAGGCCACCGGTGGTATTTCAACAGCCGGATAATCCCCCTTGACCCTCGGGTGGCCCCGCACTATCTCCTGGCCCCGGTAAGGAAAAGAACCGAGGGAGGTCTCCATGGCCCAACTGCTGTTCCGCCGCGGGAGCGAAAGCCTTTTCCGCATCGTCCTCCAATCCAGCGCTACTAAGATCGGCCGCTCCGCCGCCTGCGACATCGTCCTGGGCGACGCCGAGATCTCTCGCGAGCATGCCGTCCTCTACAAGATCGAGGGGCATTACCTGCTCAAAAAAATCGGCCACTCCTCCCTCACGGTGAACGGCAAGGAGGTCGAGTCTCAATCGCTGAAAGAAGGCGACGAGATCGGCCTTGGCCCCTGGACCGCCCGTTTCTCCGAGGGCGTCGCGGAGGACCTCGCCGAAGAGGCCACCGCCGTCACCGGCGCGGGCGCCTCCGTCACCCAGGCCGTGGCCAAGGGGCCCAAGGGTCTTTGGGTGCGGGAGCTGCGCCTGCAAATCCTCGAGCCCTCCAAGGCCCCGCGGAGCCTGCCGTTTCGAGCGGAGAGCCTGAGCGTCGGCGCCTCCGACAAGAACGACCTGGTCCTGCAAGATTCCTTTGTCTCCTCCCGCCACCTCAAGTTGACCTGCCGCGACGGCGCGGTCCGGGTCTTCGACCTCGGCTCCACCAACGGCACCTATGTCAACGGGGTCAAGGTGAAGGAGGCCGAGTTGGAGGAAGGGCAGGTCCTGAAATTGGGACAGTGCGAGCTCAGGCTGGTCGGCGAAGAAAAGCTGGAATCCTCCGCCCCCAAGACCCTCGAGCGCTTCTGCGGCATGGTCGGCGCCTCGGTCGAGATGCGCGAGCTCTACGGCTTGCTCGAAAGGGTGGCGCCCACCGAGGCCGGGGTCTTGATCCTGGGCGAGTCCGGGACCGGCAAGGAGCTGGTCGCCCGCGCCATCC belongs to Deltaproteobacteria bacterium PRO3 and includes:
- a CDS encoding FHA domain-containing protein encodes the protein MAQLLFRRGSESLFRIVLQSSATKIGRSAACDIVLGDAEISREHAVLYKIEGHYLLKKIGHSSLTVNGKEVESQSLKEGDEIGLGPWTARFSEGVAEDLAEEATAVTGAGASVTQAVAKGPKGLWVRELRLQILEPSKAPRSLPFRAESLSVGASDKNDLVLQDSFVSSRHLKLTCRDGAVRVFDLGSTNGTYVNGVKVKEAELEEGQVLKLGQCELRLVGEEKLESSAPKTLERFCGMVGASVEMRELYGLLERVAPTEAGVLILGESGTGKELVARAIHGLSPRARGPLVAINCGAISPELIESELFGHEKGAFTGALRQHDGAFGQAKGGTLFLDEIGELPLELQPKLLRVLENRRYRRVGGEEELNADVRIVAATHRDLAAAVREGRFREDLFFRLFVMP
- a CDS encoding DUF721 domain-containing protein codes for the protein MKKPWRQPETLGDILKDSLPKWDFGPTLLRYEVVEKWPELVGPQIAEKSRATGLQGDMLLIEVEHPAWVQELNLLKPRLLQKIARLFPRAGVKNIRFSLK